One window of the Clostridium sp. MB40-C1 genome contains the following:
- a CDS encoding HAMP domain-containing sensor histidine kinase → MLTKEKFIGKNLDIIQEAYGGYLSYNEHFYKTLFKQRVDNYEKSNDVYICILGTDLKDIQFESPSFHSKFGKYGADDLKNRLKSNLKNLSILTPVGYPYVSIKITDLGDVKSEFFVIVKSVSTPKGPHYLAAVHPLQPISEVISISKEYYLIIYAIAIIIIISTSFIYSKMISRPLLELNTVASKMSKLDFNAKCKIKSSNDELEALGNTLNFLSENLNTALTSLKVANEKLQQDINKERELENMRKEFVADVSHELKTPISLIKGYSEGIKDGIAKGKKKDNYLDIIIDECDKMNILVNEMLDLSKLEFGKIPLHIKAFHLDYLIEKVLSKHINLIQQKKIILEINMLKNIPVFGDEFRIEGVITNFLTNAISHTSENHIIKITMSKLSNEVMVEFENQGKHISNRYLPRIWEKFYRIEKSRDKKLGGTGLGLAICKNILSLHKSHFGVENTQTGVKFFFTLNISE, encoded by the coding sequence GTGCTTACTAAAGAAAAATTTATTGGTAAGAACTTAGATATAATTCAAGAAGCTTATGGTGGATATTTATCTTATAATGAACATTTTTATAAAACATTATTCAAACAGCGAGTAGATAATTACGAAAAATCTAATGATGTATATATATGTATATTAGGAACTGACCTTAAAGATATACAGTTTGAATCTCCATCATTTCACTCTAAATTTGGAAAATATGGTGCAGATGACTTAAAAAATAGACTTAAGTCAAACTTAAAAAATCTTTCTATACTAACTCCTGTTGGTTATCCTTATGTTTCTATAAAAATTACAGACTTAGGAGATGTTAAATCTGAGTTTTTTGTTATAGTTAAATCAGTCTCTACACCAAAAGGACCACATTATTTAGCCGCAGTCCATCCACTACAACCAATTTCAGAAGTTATATCAATATCAAAAGAATACTATTTAATTATTTATGCCATAGCAATTATTATCATAATAAGCACATCTTTTATATATTCTAAGATGATATCTCGTCCTCTTTTAGAATTAAATACTGTTGCATCAAAAATGTCTAAACTAGATTTTAATGCCAAATGCAAAATTAAATCAAGTAATGACGAGTTAGAAGCTTTAGGAAATACTTTAAATTTTCTTTCAGAAAATCTAAATACTGCACTCACTAGTCTTAAAGTAGCTAACGAAAAGCTTCAACAAGATATTAACAAAGAACGAGAACTTGAAAATATGCGTAAAGAGTTTGTTGCAGATGTTTCTCATGAATTAAAAACTCCAATATCCTTAATAAAAGGTTATTCTGAAGGCATTAAGGATGGAATAGCTAAAGGAAAGAAAAAAGATAATTACTTAGATATAATAATTGACGAATGTGATAAAATGAATATCCTGGTTAATGAAATGCTAGACCTTTCAAAATTAGAGTTTGGTAAAATACCTCTTCATATTAAAGCATTTCATCTGGATTACTTAATTGAAAAAGTATTAAGTAAACATATTAATCTCATTCAACAGAAAAAAATTATATTGGAAATAAACATGCTAAAAAACATACCTGTCTTTGGTGACGAATTTAGAATCGAAGGGGTAATTACAAACTTCTTAACTAATGCAATTAGTCATACATCTGAAAATCATATTATAAAAATAACCATGTCTAAGTTATCTAATGAAGTAATGGTAGAATTTGAAAATCAAGGTAAGCATATTTCTAATAGATATCTACCTAGAATTTGGGAAAAATTTTATCGAATTGAAAAATCAAGAGATAAAAAACTTGGTGGAACAGGTCTTGGGCTTGCAATATGCAAAAATATACTATCTCTTCATAAAAGTCATTTTGGGGTAGAAAACACACAAACAGGAGTAAAATTCTTCTTCACGTTGAATATATCTGAGTGA
- a CDS encoding response regulator transcription factor → MNKTILIVEDKDRMRDLIADYLKSEGFRIVEAINGEEALKEFKLEKIHLIILDIMIPYIDGWKVCKEVRSYSDVPIIILTARSDEDDKLKGYDLGADEYVTKPFSPKVLVAKTKAHLRRIDGAITKGSEIIRIGNISMNLLSCKVYINNKEINLSPKEYDLLLYMMKNKGIVLSRDTILLNVWGAEYDGDLRAVDTQIKRLREKLGTNCNIISTVRGKGYLIEVNHDS, encoded by the coding sequence ATGAATAAAACTATTCTTATTGTTGAAGATAAAGATAGGATGAGAGACTTAATTGCCGATTACTTAAAAAGCGAAGGCTTTAGAATTGTTGAAGCTATAAATGGCGAAGAAGCACTAAAAGAATTTAAGCTAGAAAAAATTCATCTTATAATATTAGATATAATGATTCCTTATATTGATGGATGGAAAGTCTGTAAAGAGGTACGCTCCTATTCAGATGTTCCTATAATAATACTTACTGCTAGATCTGATGAAGATGATAAATTAAAAGGATATGATTTAGGAGCAGATGAATATGTTACAAAACCATTTAGCCCAAAAGTTCTTGTAGCAAAGACTAAAGCTCATCTCAGAAGAATTGATGGTGCAATTACAAAGGGAAGTGAAATTATTAGAATTGGTAATATCTCAATGAACCTACTATCATGTAAAGTCTATATAAATAACAAAGAAATAAATCTATCTCCAAAGGAATATGATCTTCTCTTATACATGATGAAAAATAAAGGAATTGTATTATCTAGAGATACTATTTTACTTAATGTTTGGGGTGCAGAATATGATGGGGATTTAAGAGCTGTAGATACTCAAATTAAAAGACTCAGAGAAAAACTTGGTACTAACTGTAATATTATTTCCACTGTAAGAGGCAAAGGTTATTTAATTGAGGTAAATCATGACTCGTAG
- a CDS encoding insulinase family protein: MKKKFKVPIVIISIIAYFFGMSQLGVNSLTALAKEAKTEFTVSKVYSGFKLLNKKYVQDVDSTVYEFEHEKTGAKLVCLQNNDNNKVFGITFKTLCNDNTGVNHIIEHGVLEESNTKLGNPYTGSEFTQYYILAKKEDDFQDEMGKCLNDVFFPKLSKMVFMKHGWRYEIDSPNEEMKINGIVYNEMKGKDSPIQKLIKTMNKSLLPNTIYKFNSGGDPNDIPKLSYGKFLETYNKNYTPSNSLIYLYGNMNIEKSLENINNNLSKFNKTHFHNEINEEKPFSKMKYVEDYYPSPVGSNTKNSTYLSLNYATCKYTDYETKIGLCILSRLIMEEGSPLKKAFLDNKIEGNVFDFLNDTLQMQYGIMLMNSNESQKEKFVKVVNDSLNDIVKKGFDKQLINSVINSFEMGIRNDDISPNRGQDYMEEVRSAWLYKGDILGTINKNSQIKKIRGKAKNRYFEKLIEKYILNNNHSSLVVLKPKLGLEEENAKKLKSQLAKYKSSLSKKELNNIINENRELKKWQEESSKSKGSKEETLTLEDISKKSEEIPTEVKNIKDTTVLKHLMYTNGLQYINLYYDTNKVPQNKLMYLMLLTNILGKVDTENYNRSKLVSDINTYTGGISISADAYKSSKNKDEYYPKLKLSFTSLNNNLDNAFVLLDDITNKSKFEDKNNLRNLIKQIRANIEFDIEGDIFKYVREQAQSYTSDFQKYNSLKCTPFYQFICELDKNFDKKSDEIIKNLNEVKSIAFNKENLIVSYTGDESKYNNFEKSISNFLDKVKHSTFPVQKYKFDYSVKREGFAIPSKVQYIAKAGDFEKLGYEDSGKLDVLKQVLSRYLTMEIRAKSGAYGAGAIKDDSSIVLYSYRDPKLKETINTFNNMGNFLKNFTADKNEMITHITRAIYVIDFPKGPMGKGTEGDEMYITGRTQQDVQKYRDEILSTTVEDIRSYAGMIDDIIKQNNLCAAGNEEKLKSEKDLFQVIKNLVID; this comes from the coding sequence ATGAAGAAAAAATTTAAAGTTCCAATTGTGATTATATCAATAATTGCTTATTTTTTTGGAATGAGTCAATTGGGAGTTAATTCTTTAACTGCATTGGCTAAAGAAGCTAAAACAGAATTTACAGTTTCAAAGGTGTATTCAGGATTTAAACTATTGAATAAAAAATATGTTCAAGATGTGGATTCTACAGTTTATGAATTTGAACATGAAAAAACAGGAGCAAAATTAGTTTGTCTTCAGAATAATGATAATAATAAGGTTTTTGGAATTACATTTAAAACATTATGTAATGACAATACGGGTGTAAATCATATTATTGAACATGGGGTTTTAGAAGAATCAAATACAAAATTAGGTAATCCTTATACTGGATCAGAGTTTACGCAATATTACATTTTAGCTAAAAAAGAAGATGATTTTCAAGATGAGATGGGAAAGTGTTTAAATGATGTGTTTTTCCCTAAACTTAGTAAAATGGTTTTTATGAAACATGGATGGCGCTATGAAATAGATTCACCTAATGAAGAAATGAAAATTAACGGGATAGTATATAATGAAATGAAAGGAAAAGATTCACCTATACAAAAACTAATTAAAACTATGAATAAGTCATTATTGCCAAATACAATATATAAATTTAATTCAGGTGGAGATCCAAACGATATACCTAAACTTAGTTATGGGAAGTTTTTAGAAACTTATAATAAAAATTATACTCCATCAAACAGTTTAATTTATCTCTATGGAAATATGAATATTGAAAAGTCACTGGAGAATATAAATAACAATTTAAGTAAATTTAATAAGACACATTTTCATAATGAAATAAATGAAGAAAAACCATTTAGCAAAATGAAATATGTAGAAGATTATTACCCATCACCAGTAGGAAGCAATACAAAAAATTCAACTTATTTATCATTAAATTATGCAACATGTAAATATACAGATTATGAAACAAAAATAGGATTATGTATACTAAGTAGGTTAATTATGGAAGAAGGATCACCTTTAAAAAAAGCATTTTTAGATAATAAAATAGAGGGAAATGTTTTTGATTTTCTTAATGATACTTTACAAATGCAATATGGCATAATGCTTATGAACTCAAATGAATCACAAAAAGAAAAATTTGTTAAGGTGGTTAATGATTCATTAAATGATATAGTAAAAAAAGGTTTTGATAAACAACTTATAAATTCAGTAATTAATTCATTTGAAATGGGAATTCGTAACGATGATATATCACCAAATAGAGGACAAGATTATATGGAAGAGGTACGAAGTGCATGGCTATATAAAGGGGACATATTAGGAACTATTAATAAAAATTCACAAATTAAGAAAATTAGGGGGAAAGCTAAAAATCGATATTTTGAAAAATTAATTGAAAAATATATATTGAATAACAATCATTCATCACTTGTAGTTTTAAAACCAAAACTAGGTTTAGAAGAAGAAAATGCAAAGAAGTTAAAAAGCCAACTTGCCAAATATAAATCAAGCTTATCTAAGAAAGAATTAAATAATATAATAAATGAAAATAGAGAATTAAAGAAGTGGCAGGAAGAATCTTCAAAGTCAAAGGGGTCTAAGGAAGAGACACTTACTTTAGAAGATATAAGTAAAAAATCAGAAGAAATACCAACGGAAGTAAAAAATATTAAAGATACAACAGTATTAAAACATCTAATGTATACAAATGGACTTCAATATATAAATTTATATTATGATACAAATAAGGTTCCACAAAATAAGTTAATGTATTTAATGTTGTTAACTAATATTTTAGGAAAAGTGGATACTGAAAATTATAATAGAAGTAAATTAGTCAGTGATATAAATACATATACTGGAGGAATTTCAATTAGTGCAGATGCTTATAAAAGTAGTAAGAACAAAGATGAGTATTATCCAAAGTTAAAATTATCATTTACTTCATTAAATAATAATTTAGATAATGCTTTTGTATTATTAGATGATATAACTAACAAAAGTAAGTTTGAAGATAAAAATAATTTAAGAAATTTAATTAAGCAGATAAGAGCGAATATTGAATTTGATATAGAAGGAGATATCTTTAAATATGTTAGAGAACAGGCACAATCATATACCTCGGATTTTCAGAAATATAATAGTTTAAAATGTACACCTTTCTATCAATTTATATGTGAATTAGATAAAAATTTTGATAAAAAATCAGATGAGATCATTAAAAATCTTAATGAAGTAAAAAGTATAGCATTTAATAAAGAAAACTTAATTGTTAGTTATACTGGTGATGAATCCAAGTATAATAATTTTGAAAAATCCATAAGTAATTTTTTAGATAAAGTAAAACATAGTACTTTTCCAGTGCAGAAATATAAATTTGATTATTCAGTGAAAAGAGAAGGATTTGCAATACCATCAAAAGTACAGTATATAGCAAAGGCTGGAGATTTTGAAAAGTTAGGTTATGAAGATAGTGGTAAATTGGATGTACTTAAGCAAGTTTTATCTAGGTATTTGACTATGGAGATTAGAGCAAAGAGTGGGGCCTATGGAGCTGGTGCTATAAAAGATGACTCATCTATAGTATTGTATTCATATAGAGATCCGAAATTAAAGGAAACTATAAATACATTTAATAATATGGGAAATTTCTTAAAAAATTTTACTGCAGATAAAAATGAAATGATAACACATATTACAAGAGCAATATATGTGATAGATTTTCCTAAAGGACCTATGGGCAAGGGAACCGAGGGAGATGAAATGTATATAACAGGAAGAACACAACAAGATGTACAAAAATATCGTGATGAAATTTTATCAACTACAGTAGAAGATATAAGAAGTTATGCAGGTATGATAGATGATATTATTAAGCAGAATAACCTATGTGCTGCTGGTAATGAGGAAAAGCTTAAATCCGAAAAAGATTTGTTTCAAGTTATAAAAAATTTAGTTATAGATTAA
- a CDS encoding Crp/Fnr family transcriptional regulator, protein MYAPRYYFTDSFRKYETLFHSKEHEIQYYKKGEYLCGINDSMDTIFYIVSGTAKLSILHQSGHEKNFSFHGAGTIQPLYYPVNFSLEHSVLLLAISDMEVLAFKKEDFSKIVKENPEMYETLLEGFVRMVDLLMYDTANLLFNDGLVKTCNFLYSYLVTGGCNDGIIRLSQNDLASMIGMNRTNTAKYLKALREKKIIKTDRNCITIIDKDKLLYQCSSELREI, encoded by the coding sequence ATGTATGCTCCGCGATATTATTTTACTGATAGTTTTAGAAAATACGAAACTTTATTTCATAGTAAAGAGCATGAAATACAATATTATAAAAAAGGGGAGTATCTTTGTGGTATAAATGATAGTATGGATACTATATTCTATATTGTATCTGGGACTGCGAAACTATCAATATTACACCAAAGTGGACATGAAAAAAATTTCTCTTTTCATGGTGCTGGGACAATACAGCCTTTATATTATCCTGTTAATTTTAGTCTTGAACATTCAGTATTGCTTTTAGCAATTTCTGATATGGAAGTTTTAGCTTTTAAAAAAGAGGATTTTTCAAAAATAGTAAAAGAAAATCCAGAAATGTACGAAACTCTTTTAGAAGGATTTGTGAGAATGGTAGATTTATTGATGTATGATACTGCAAACCTTCTTTTTAATGATGGATTAGTTAAAACTTGTAATTTTTTATATTCTTATTTAGTAACTGGTGGGTGTAATGATGGAATAATTAGATTGTCACAAAATGATTTAGCTTCTATGATAGGTATGAATAGGACAAATACAGCTAAGTATTTAAAAGCTCTTCGTGAAAAAAAGATTATTAAAACAGATAGAAATTGTATAACAATAATTGATAAAGATAAGCTTCTTTATCAATGTTCAAGTGAATTGCGAGAAATATAG
- a CDS encoding MATE family efflux transporter, whose translation MKKNFDLVKDNEKKLYLKYLAPGIFGMMMLAGYVFVDALCVGRALGGPGLAALNVSTPTVSLMYATGFLFATGSSTLYSIFKGKNEDDNARKMYSLGFISALCVGIIYAILGIIFIDKIAYFLGATSNTIHMTKQYMLTILGFAPFFILDIFMNVSARNDKAPHIAMCATIACCSINIVLDVLFVFGFNWGIFGAGIATAISTVISFIITFSYSLSKKSGLKLMKFVPNIKDLLRILTNGISSFISEMSVGIVTIAFNKVILVQIGEIGVAAYGIIANINLIFFSIFMGNSQAMQPLVSINYGANKFKRTFNFFKLGAIFSAVTGVIFACIAVFFSYPVCSLFVKDVEIISVTASAFKIHGLAYLIMGMNLLFDAFFYSVEKPKFAVSISLSRALIIVLSMLFILSNLFGSVGIWMTVPITELITLCIGLTLFIKYKNKQLSLDLQSNKVA comes from the coding sequence ATGAAAAAGAATTTTGATTTAGTAAAAGACAATGAAAAAAAACTATATTTAAAATATTTAGCCCCTGGTATATTTGGAATGATGATGCTGGCGGGCTATGTATTTGTAGATGCATTATGTGTTGGTAGGGCTTTAGGGGGACCAGGATTAGCAGCATTAAATGTAAGTACACCTACTGTCTCACTGATGTATGCAACAGGTTTCCTTTTTGCAACGGGTTCATCAACACTTTATTCTATATTTAAGGGCAAGAATGAAGATGATAATGCAAGAAAGATGTATAGTTTAGGATTTATTAGTGCTTTATGTGTTGGGATTATTTATGCTATTTTAGGAATTATCTTTATTGATAAAATAGCATATTTTCTTGGAGCAACAAGTAACACTATTCATATGACAAAGCAATACATGTTAACTATCTTAGGATTTGCTCCATTTTTTATATTAGATATTTTCATGAATGTTTCTGCAAGAAATGATAAAGCTCCTCATATTGCAATGTGTGCAACTATTGCATGTTGCTCTATTAATATTGTATTAGATGTATTATTTGTTTTTGGATTTAACTGGGGTATATTTGGTGCAGGGATTGCTACAGCAATTTCAACTGTAATAAGTTTTATAATAACATTTAGTTATTCGTTGAGTAAGAAATCAGGGCTTAAGCTAATGAAGTTTGTACCAAATATTAAAGACCTTTTAAGAATTTTAACTAATGGTATTAGTAGTTTTATTAGTGAAATGTCAGTAGGTATTGTAACTATAGCTTTTAATAAAGTCATTTTAGTGCAAATAGGTGAGATAGGGGTAGCAGCATACGGTATTATTGCCAATATTAATTTAATATTCTTTTCAATTTTCATGGGTAATTCTCAAGCAATGCAGCCTTTGGTAAGTATAAATTATGGAGCAAATAAGTTTAAAAGAACTTTTAATTTCTTCAAACTTGGAGCTATATTTTCTGCTGTTACAGGAGTAATATTTGCTTGTATTGCTGTATTTTTCTCTTATCCAGTATGCTCACTATTTGTAAAAGATGTAGAAATTATATCAGTTACTGCTTCAGCATTTAAGATACATGGATTAGCATATCTTATTATGGGAATGAATTTATTATTTGATGCTTTTTTCTATTCTGTTGAAAAGCCTAAATTTGCAGTAAGTATTTCTTTATCTCGTGCATTAATTATTGTTTTAAGTATGTTGTTTATACTTTCTAATCTATTTGGAAGTGTTGGTATTTGGATGACTGTACCAATTACTGAGCTTATTACATTATGTATTGGACTTACATTGTTTATTAAATACAAAAACAAACAATTATCATTAGATTTACAAAGTAATAAAGTGGCATAA
- a CDS encoding methyl-accepting chemotaxis protein, translating to MKFLRNIKVRTKLLGGFTILAFFVVLISSISIVNLKTLNDNAEKMYSYNLYSVDQLHLIKENLLETRSEIIQLIYDRNVENISKRINNIDNLKNKNIKLIDTYEKLPFSKEAREMWDEVEKQVDLYTESRDKLIKFVQDGKYVEAENYLIEATNIRTKMSDSLDELIVKNQNMAKLAYESNKKSYLMITRSMYLTSIIAFIIAFSMGISISKYISNSLNKSVKFAEAIGNGDLTEKVDLQNKDELGQLANALNKSRDNIKSIIESIVEHSENISSGSEQLSATVEELTSKMLEVNKNTKKIVKGTEDASATTEEISASIQQVTSGMGELAERASDGSLKSSSIKEKALDVKENGHKAQYYANNIYEENHKNVLNAIEEGKVVEEVKVIAESISNISKQTNLLALNAAIEAAKAGEQGKGFAVVADAIRKLAEESSENVNNIKNIINKVQKSFNNLSNNAEKLLSFINNNVKADYQLLIDTGSSYEKDSVFVNEMSQNIASMSEEISATMDEISKVIVEIALASQSAASSSNNIMISIDEATKALEQIAMASEDQANIAEKLNNIVGKFKL from the coding sequence ATGAAATTTCTTAGGAATATTAAGGTTAGAACAAAGTTATTAGGTGGATTTACAATTCTAGCTTTTTTCGTTGTTTTAATAAGTTCAATAAGTATAGTAAATTTAAAAACTTTAAATGATAATGCAGAAAAGATGTATAGTTATAATTTATATAGTGTAGACCAATTACATTTAATAAAAGAAAATTTACTTGAAACTCGTTCTGAGATAATACAGTTAATATACGATAGAAATGTAGAAAACATAAGTAAAAGAATTAATAATATTGATAACTTAAAAAATAAAAATATAAAGCTTATTGATACCTATGAAAAACTGCCCTTTTCTAAAGAGGCAAGAGAAATGTGGGATGAAGTTGAAAAACAAGTGGATTTATATACGGAAAGTAGGGATAAATTAATCAAATTTGTTCAAGATGGTAAGTACGTTGAAGCAGAAAATTATTTAATTGAAGCCACAAATATAAGAACAAAGATGTCAGATTCTTTGGACGAGCTAATAGTTAAAAATCAAAATATGGCAAAATTAGCTTATGAATCTAATAAAAAATCTTATTTAATGATTACTAGAAGCATGTATTTAACTAGCATAATAGCATTTATAATTGCATTCAGTATGGGGATTTCTATATCAAAATATATTTCAAATTCATTAAATAAAAGCGTAAAATTTGCTGAAGCTATAGGAAATGGAGATTTAACTGAGAAAGTAGATTTGCAGAATAAAGATGAATTAGGTCAATTAGCTAATGCTTTAAATAAATCAAGAGATAATATAAAATCTATAATCGAATCTATTGTGGAACATTCAGAAAATATTAGTTCTGGAAGTGAACAATTATCAGCTACAGTTGAAGAATTAACTTCAAAGATGTTAGAAGTTAATAAAAATACAAAGAAAATAGTAAAAGGAACAGAAGATGCTAGTGCAACAACAGAAGAAATATCAGCATCTATTCAACAAGTTACCTCAGGAATGGGTGAGTTAGCAGAAAGAGCATCAGATGGAAGTTTGAAATCCTCAAGCATTAAAGAAAAAGCTTTAGATGTTAAAGAAAATGGACATAAAGCTCAATACTATGCTAATAACATTTATGAAGAAAATCATAAAAATGTATTAAATGCAATAGAGGAAGGTAAAGTTGTAGAAGAAGTAAAAGTAATAGCAGAATCTATATCAAATATATCTAAGCAAACAAACCTATTAGCATTGAATGCAGCTATAGAAGCAGCTAAAGCGGGAGAACAAGGAAAGGGATTTGCAGTTGTAGCTGATGCTATAAGAAAACTTGCAGAAGAATCTTCAGAGAATGTAAACAATATTAAAAATATAATTAACAAGGTTCAAAAATCTTTTAATAATCTTTCGAATAATGCAGAAAAATTATTAAGTTTTATCAATAATAATGTAAAAGCAGACTATCAATTATTAATAGATACAGGTAGTTCCTATGAGAAAGATTCAGTATTTGTCAATGAAATGTCTCAAAATATTGCATCAATGTCCGAAGAGATAAGTGCTACAATGGATGAAATATCAAAGGTTATAGTAGAAATAGCTTTAGCATCACAAAGTGCAGCTTCTAGCTCTAATAATATAATGATTTCTATTGATGAAGCTACAAAGGCATTAGAACAAATAGCAATGGCATCAGAAGATCAAGCTAATATAGCTGAAAAATTAAATAATATTGTTGGAAAATTTAAGTTATAA
- a CDS encoding GGDEF domain-containing protein encodes MIQRIVEIVNENFMKVDILNGVGTAQKIFYEKNIDCFPAYEEDKLVGVVTKKELVAAHPNRIIIDVMSDKYKCVDCNTYSWEVRKIFDLDKDIDVVFVEENNEIIGFVTNVTLRIELGKHIDLLTGLYKKEYMVYNAYNLIKSGQDMAMIFIDLNNFGYIDKKYGHINGDKILKSIAEILKANVPLDSYLCRYAGDEFAILTPYCINDSKELAEEIIRSINKFKFPNNIPVSASIGITGCRFNNKKTENIQKLINQLVNVSSLASTKAKKNNCSIIIENMDIA; translated from the coding sequence ATGATACAAAGAATTGTAGAGATAGTAAACGAAAATTTTATGAAAGTTGACATTTTAAATGGAGTAGGAACGGCTCAAAAAATTTTTTATGAAAAAAATATAGACTGCTTTCCTGCTTACGAGGAAGATAAACTAGTTGGGGTAGTTACAAAAAAAGAGTTAGTTGCTGCTCACCCGAATAGGATAATTATTGATGTTATGTCTGACAAATATAAATGTGTAGATTGCAATACATACTCGTGGGAAGTTAGAAAGATATTCGATTTAGATAAAGATATAGATGTTGTATTTGTAGAAGAGAATAACGAAATTATAGGGTTTGTAACAAATGTAACCTTAAGGATAGAATTAGGAAAACATATTGATTTACTCACGGGACTATATAAGAAAGAGTATATGGTATATAATGCATATAATTTAATAAAAAGTGGACAAGATATGGCTATGATTTTTATAGATTTGAATAATTTTGGTTATATAGATAAAAAGTATGGTCATATAAATGGAGATAAAATATTAAAAAGTATAGCAGAAATATTAAAAGCAAATGTTCCACTAGATTCTTATCTATGTAGGTATGCAGGAGATGAATTTGCAATATTAACTCCTTATTGTATAAATGACAGTAAAGAGCTAGCAGAGGAAATAATAAGAAGTATAAATAAGTTTAAATTTCCAAATAATATACCAGTTTCAGCATCAATAGGGATTACGGGTTGCAGATTCAATAATAAAAAAACAGAAAATATACAGAAATTAATAAATCAATTAGTGAATGTTTCTAGCTTAGCATCTACAAAAGCAAAGAAGAACAATTGCTCAATTATTATTGAAAATATGGATATAGCTTAG
- a CDS encoding M20/M25/M40 family metallo-hydrolase: MRVESKQFLEELLTTSSPSGDEVEIQKKWMAYVKNFAHEVETDMAGNVIAIVNKDKPFKVMLAGHCDEIAFMVNYIDSNGYLYLTRAGGISPKLALGMRVKVLGKSGIIKGVVGVKAEHQGGAKDEIKIEDIFIDCGAKNEEDIKKHVEIGDYVIYDLDYEYTLNNNLIGRGLDNRTGAFIVAEVLRKVAKKNSNVAVYAVSTVNEETNMGGAYFAGSNIEPTMAIACDVSFATDYPTIDNRKDGSVKLGEGPILSKGAPINKKINQLLENAARENNIPVQHELTPRLTGTDADKIRFSGKGVPVALVSLPLRYMHSPSEIVNLKDIENEIELLVATILKLKGNENLKPLE, translated from the coding sequence ATGAGAGTAGAGTCAAAACAATTTTTAGAAGAATTATTAACAACATCATCACCATCAGGAGATGAAGTTGAGATACAGAAAAAATGGATGGCATATGTAAAAAACTTTGCACATGAAGTTGAAACTGATATGGCAGGTAATGTTATAGCAATTGTTAATAAGGACAAGCCATTTAAAGTTATGTTAGCAGGACATTGTGATGAAATAGCTTTTATGGTTAACTATATTGATAGCAATGGTTATTTATATCTTACAAGAGCAGGTGGAATTAGTCCAAAACTAGCTTTAGGGATGAGAGTAAAGGTATTAGGCAAAAGTGGTATTATAAAAGGGGTTGTAGGAGTTAAGGCAGAGCATCAAGGTGGTGCTAAAGATGAAATTAAAATAGAAGATATTTTTATAGATTGTGGTGCAAAGAATGAAGAGGATATTAAAAAGCATGTAGAAATAGGTGACTATGTTATTTATGATTTAGATTATGAATATACACTTAATAATAATTTAATTGGAAGAGGCCTTGATAATAGAACAGGCGCGTTTATTGTAGCAGAAGTTTTAAGAAAAGTTGCAAAAAAAAATTCTAATGTTGCTGTTTATGCTGTTAGTACTGTAAATGAGGAAACTAATATGGGAGGAGCATATTTTGCAGGAAGTAATATAGAGCCAACAATGGCGATAGCTTGCGATGTGTCCTTTGCAACAGATTATCCAACTATAGATAATAGGAAAGATGGAAGTGTTAAGCTAGGTGAAGGTCCTATTTTATCAAAGGGAGCACCAATTAACAAAAAAATTAATCAGTTGTTAGAAAATGCAGCTAGAGAAAATAATATACCTGTGCAACATGAGTTAACTCCAAGGTTAACAGGAACAGATGCTGACAAAATTAGATTTAGTGGAAAAGGAGTACCAGTAGCATTAGTATCTTTACCTTTAAGATATATGCATTCACCTTCAGAAATTGTAAATTTAAAAGATATTGAAAATGAGATTGAACTATTAGTTGCCACTATTCTTAAGTTAAAAGGAAATGAAAATTTAAAGCCTTTAGAATAA